Within Triticum dicoccoides isolate Atlit2015 ecotype Zavitan chromosome 1B, WEW_v2.0, whole genome shotgun sequence, the genomic segment AGTACAAGGCACTGAGGATGACAGCAGCATGTCCAGTTATCGGCATTGGAAATAAAACATATAATTTTCATTCCTAAATCTACACTTAGGGAAGAGAGGCATGTCCAATTATCTGCAGTGCAAATAAAAAGTCACAAGGTGTTACTTAAAAAGTATAGCCACAGTTACCAATGCATCGCATACCTCAGGAACAGAGTGTAAGAAGAAAAAACATGGAGAATACTGTTAAGCTGTATACCCTAGAACTCAGTTCAGCGGTATTAGGGGAAATTTAATTAATTCCCAAGAGTTCCAAGTGTTCTAGAAGCTCCGATGTCTGCTCACTGCCGCTGATGTGCGAGGAAAGTCAGGCCCCATCTTTTTAGGCACAGTAGACAAAGGGGACACATCATGTAAAGGAACTTCATTACGCAAACAAAATTGATTCCAGTAGGAAGTTACAATGAGCTACTTCGTTAAGCATAGAAAACTGAGATGGTAAACTAAACTAACAGACACAAATAGCATATGATGACTTAACTAGATAAATTGGTGAAAAGAGGACATGTATGCGCTCACTGTGTGATTGGCTATTAGGCTATTCCTAGTCATAGGCCATAACAGCAGCATGCCCTAACTCACAAACGCCTGAACAAGTATAACAGTTGTGTATTTGACTGCTGGCAGCTGCATGCCTGCAACGGACACGTGTCTATGGTAGGCCTAAAATGATATCCTAACAACTGCACATCAGCAACAACGTATTCTGTGGCATCCATATTTCTTTCATGGAAGTTACTGGTACCATATGAATTTTGGAAAAGAGTACATTGCACAATGAAGTTCCTCNNNNNNNNNNNNNNNNNNNNNNNNNNNNNNNNNNNNNNNNNNNNNNNNNNNNNNNNNNNNNNNNNNNNNNNNNNNNNNNNNNNNNNNNNNNNNNNNNNNNNNNNNNNNNNNNNNNNNNNNNNNNNNNNNNNNNNNNNNNNNNNNNNNNNNNNNNNNNNNNNNNNNNNNNNNNNNNNNNNNNNNNNNNNNNNNNNNNNNNNNNNNNNNNNNNNNNNNNNNNNNNNNNNNNNNNNNNNNNNNNNNNNNNNNNNCATTTAGTAGTTATTAATATGAATCTTAGAACAAAAGCAAAATATAAATGGAGCGCTGGGGATGCTACCTTACAAAAGTACCACCTCCGTTCCACAATATAAGATTGTGAGTATCAACCATTCAATGAACAAAACATCTACTGCTTGATATTTAAGATATAAAACAAAAACCTGTAAAGTAAAACACACAAAGTCCAACACCCCAGATACTACACATTTCTCAGAACACTTGCTAGAAGATGCAACGATTCCACAATGTAAACAACAACGGCAGAGATTTCTCAACTATGCAGAACACCTTATTTGGGTTTCTAGGTGACTCACCTGGCACGAAAACAATTCACCACTTTATCTGCATCTCTTTGTTGATAACGCTACAGTGATAAAGTGGTAATGGCATGTTTAGGTCTGCCATGGATTTCATGATCTGGACAGATTTTCCACAATCACAAAATTAGACCTTCCACAAATCATAATAGAGCAATACTTTTGAAATGTTTGAGCTCATGAAGCTTTAAATAAACATTGAAATTCACACATAAAACCATTACGGGGTTAAACTGGAGTAGTTGGAACCAAAATGGGACCCTAATTTTGTTACAAAATAATCACCTTACTAGTTGACATACACAAAATGGACCCTTATCAACACTAGTGGACTACAGTGATACCAGCTTACAGAAGTATCAACAATTCAATGAAAAAACAACCACAGCTTAATATTTCAGACACAAACGAAAATCTGTAAAGTGAAACAAACAAAGTCCAACATCCTGAGACTAGACTACTCATTCCTGCAGAATAACTACTAGAAGATGCAACCAGTCCACATTCTAAACAACGACAAAAATTTGTCAAATATGCAGAACACCTTGTTTAAGTTTCTAGGTTATATGATGAAGCATATCTTTGAAGACTCACCTGGCACGGAAACAATTCACCACTTTATCTGCATCTCTTTGTTGATAGCGTTACAATTATGAAGTGATAATGGCATGTTTAGGTCTGCCATGGATTTCATAATTTGGACAGATTTTTGGCAATCACAGAATTAGACCTTCCACAAAATTATAACAGGGCCTTCCACAAAATCATAACAGAGCAATTCTTTGGAAATGTTAGAGCACATGAAGTTTTATAATAAACATTGGAATTCACCCATAAAACAGCCACGAGGATAAATTGAGGGAGTTGTTGAAACCAAAATGGGGCCCTAACTTTGTTACAAAATAATCACCTTACTAGTTGACATACACACACCTACAATCACAATCATGTACACCATTTGTCAAACCCCACAATTTCTTCATGGAGGACAAAATACAAATGATACAACACTACAAGGTTGAGGTAAGAATATCACCATTACTGAGGAACAGATATTCAACAAGATCCCTGCCAGCAACTTAACAAATCTCAGAGAAAAATAGATTATCACCGGAACCACAaggtactgatcactttgctgctccTTCAAACAAGTGCTGGATATGTGCTTCGACATCTTCTGGGGTGTACTTGATGTACAAGTCACGCCCGGTTTCAGGAGCTGATTTTAACCTGGCAATCAAAGCCGCATATGCTGGCATCACTGAATCCTCCACTGCTGCCCTAACGTCCATTCGCAACTGATCATCGGCTACCACCCATTCTGATTGTACTGCGTAGATCTCCTCAAAGTAGGTATTAAACATCCGCAATTTCTGCAGCATTGCCTTGGTTGGGAGTGCACCAACGCCTGAACCACCAATCTGCAGCACAGTTGTAACCTTGCCCCATGTTGAACGCTGATAATCCATGCTCCAGCGACGCACTCTAGTTGACAACTGCTTGATCCAGTCATCGCCGAGTAGAACACCTAGCTCGCTGTCATTCACTTTCTGGATAATGTACTTGCCATTGTTCATCAAGAAGATGCAAGCCAGTGACGGATCTCGGTAAATCTTAGATTTTGTATCCAAATTCTTGTGCAGAACGTCCATGATCCATGCGATGTGCACAGCAAGTGAAGACGTGGGGCGGTCAGGGTCCACGGCAGCAGAAGCTCTACCACCAGCACCAAGGTCGCCTTCCATCACCTCTTCCAATGTCTGTCGCGAACCGCATGCAGCACGGAGATAGTTCATGACATACCGAGTGATGGGGTGTATACCACCACCAGGTGTGGCAACCCGGGCAGGGTCCCGGCGGATGAGATTTTCCAATTCCATGAATATACCTTTGATTGAGGAACCAAGGGTGTTGCACACTGCAGAGACCTCTGCGCGGAGTGCCGCGGAGTAAGGGTCGGAGAACACAGGGTCAAGGTCCGGGAGGATGTCCCGCACAGCCTCATACATGTCCACCACACGGAAGAGGCGCTCCGGCGAGCGGCTGGAGGAAGAAATGGCGTCGCCGAATGATATGAGCTGCAGCGCCTGAGTGCGCACAGCAGCAATAAAGGCGAGGTCGCCGAAGGGGGCGAGACCGTCGAAGACACGGTCGCATAGGCGGCGCTCGCTGGGAATCAGAATGCGGAAGACCATGTTGAAGGCTGGGATCCAGCGGGCGATGTCGAACTCCAGCTCCTCCCAGGGGGAGGCGTGGACCTCTTCGGCGGTGCGCGGTCGGACGCCGAGACGCGCAACGCTCTCGTCGACGAAGCCCCGGCGCGCGGCGGCATAGGCCTCGGCGCACTCCCGGCCGAAGCCGGCGTCCACCATCCGGCGCGAGATCTGGTGCACGTTGGCaatcgagcccggcgagagcgcgtCGATGACGACGTCGTAGTCGGTGACGGGCTTGGCGATCGGGATGGGCTCGTCGCCGTAGCCGTCGGCGCCGCCGTAGaactcctcgtcgtcgctgccgtcgGACGCGAACCCGCCGGGCGCCGAGGGGGCCGCGTCGTCGGGGCGCTCGATTAGGGCCCGGAACTCATCCTCCAGCCGCGCCATGCACCGGCTGAGCAGCTCGTCGGCGCGGTCGAGCAGCATGCGGTTGGTCCCTGCGGCGTCCAGCTCCTGCACGGTGCCGATGAGGTCGTCGACGGCCTCGAGGAAGGCGTCGGCGTCGCCCGAGTCGGACCAGATCAGCCTGTCCATGGTGACGAACTGCGAGATCTGGCGGTCGAGCGTGCGCACGGTCCGCTCCATGGACGTGACGGGCGGCCTCGCGGAGGAGCCCGGCAcggcggccgcgggcggcgggggcagcGGCGGCGACGCCGGCATCGAGCGCTCCCCTCcgcctcctcccccgccgccgcccgccgcggcgGCCACGGCGCCGCGCGCGGCGTAGATCTTGTCGAGCGAGAGGCGGCCGTCGTAGTTGGAGAAGACCTTGAGGATGTCCTCCGTCATGGTGTCGCTGCTGCCGAGCGTCTGCACGATGTGCTGGACCGTGGCGAGCAGCTTCTCCTCGCCGTCCTCCGCCATCGCCGGCGCCCGTCCGTGGGTGGGTGGGCAGGTCGTTGGCGCGAAACCGGCGTTCTCACGGGCGGTCTGCGGCTGGCTCCGATCTGGACGAGGTTTCCAGCTCTTCGCACGCGGCTTCGGGTGGTGGTGGTTGTGGACTGCGGCGGGT encodes:
- the LOC119348666 gene encoding exocyst complex component EXO70B1-like — protein: MAEDGEEKLLATVQHIVQTLGSSDTMTEDILKVFSNYDGRLSLDKIYAARGAVAAAAGGGGGGGGGERSMPASPPLPPPPAAAVPGSSARPPVTSMERTVRTLDRQISQFVTMDRLIWSDSGDADAFLEAVDDLIGTVQELDAAGTNRMLLDRADELLSRCMARLEDEFRALIERPDDAAPSAPGGFASDGSDDEEFYGGADGYGDEPIPIAKPVTDYDVVIDALSPGSIANVHQISRRMVDAGFGRECAEAYAAARRGFVDESVARLGVRPRTAEEVHASPWEELEFDIARWIPAFNMVFRILIPSERRLCDRVFDGLAPFGDLAFIAAVRTQALQLISFGDAISSSSRSPERLFRVVDMYEAVRDILPDLDPVFSDPYSAALRAEVSAVCNTLGSSIKGIFMELENLIRRDPARVATPGGGIHPITRYVMNYLRAACGSRQTLEEVMEGDLGAGGRASAAVDPDRPTSSLAVHIAWIMDVLHKNLDTKSKIYRDPSLACIFLMNNGKYIIQKVNDSELGVLLGDDWIKQLSTRVRRWSMDYQRSTWGKVTTVLQIGGSGVGALPTKAMLQKLRMFNTYFEEIYAVQSEWVVADDQLRMDVRAAVEDSVMPAYAALIARLKSAPETGRDLYIKYTPEDVEAHIQHLFEGAAK